One region of Camelina sativa cultivar DH55 chromosome 6, Cs, whole genome shotgun sequence genomic DNA includes:
- the LOC104793361 gene encoding uncharacterized protein LOC104793361, translated as MMRMTSFIVVLLLIVVTGAISAICVDGNKFFDQQEIKLHRHMKRLNKPALKSIQSEDGDVIDCVPITNQPAFDHPLLKNHNIQMRPSFYPVSDSTYTKREAETITQVWHKTGECPKNTVPIRRTKKEDLLRPESISSFGRKSQQSIPRTTTFDPTLGHQYALMGVRNGKFYGTEVAINLWKPYVQIPKEFSLAQTWVISGNGSSLNTIEAGWQVYPELYDDNNPRFFVYWTRDGYRKTGCYNLLCSGFVQTSNRYTVGGSITTMSRYRGAQYDLSILIWKDRKTGNWWLRVNEKDVIGYWPGSLFNSLGREATRVEWGGEIINSRTGGRHTTTDMGSGHFADEGFKKASYFRNLMIVDGTNTLREPQGLYYFADKHNCYNVKAGNGGTSWGTHFFYGGPGRNVKCP; from the exons ATGATGAGAATGACCAGCTTCATAGTAGTGCTACTTCTGATTGTGGTGACAGGTGCGATATCAGCTATTTGCGTTGATGGAAACAAATTCTTCGACCAACAGGAAATCAAACTACATAGACATATGAAACGGCTCAATAAGCCGGCTCTTAAATCCATTCAG agtGAAGATGGAGATGTAATAGATTGTGTTCCTATCACTAATCAACCAGCTTTTGATCATCCTTTACTTAAAAACCATAACATTCAG ATGAGGCCGAGTTTCTACCCGGTAAGTGATTCAACGTACACCAAGAGAGAGGCCGAGACTATAACTCAGGTTTGGCACAAGACGGGAGAGTGTCCCAAAAACACTGTTCCAATCAGAAGAACTAAGAAAGAAGATCTCTTAAGACCGGAATCCATCAGCAGTTTTGGGAGAAAGTCTCAACAAAGTATCCCAAGAACTACAACCTTTGATCCAACATTAGGTCATCAG TACGCTTTGATGGGTGTGAGGAATGGAAAATTTTATGGGACAGAAGTTGCAATAAATCTGTGGAAACCATATGTCCAAATTCCCAAAGAATTTAGCTTGGCTCAGACTTGGGTTATTTCCGGAAATGGCTCTAGTCTTAACACCATTGAGGCTGGTTGGCAG GTTTATCCAGAATTATATGATGACAATAATCCCAGATTCTTTGTTTATTGGACG CGCGATGGTTACCGAAAAACAGGGTGCTACAACCTCCTCTGCTCTGGTTTTGTTCAAACAAGTAATCGATACACCGTCGGTGGGTCGATCACCACCATGTCACGTTACCGTGGAGCTCAATACGACCTATCCATACTTATATGGAAG GACCGAAAAACAGGAAACTGGTGGCTCAGGGTCAATGAAAAAGACGTAATTGGGTATTGGCCAGGCTCGTTGTTCAATTCTCTAGGAAGAGAAGCTACGAGGGTTGAATGGGGAGGTGAAATCATTAACTCGAGGACCGGTGGGAGACACACAACCACGGATATGGGAAGTGGACATTTTGCAGACGAAGGTTTTAAGAAAGCAAGCTATTTCAGGAATCTTATGATAGTTGATGGAACCAATACTCTTAGAGAACCACAAGGACTTTACTATTTTGCTGATAAGCACAACTGTTACAATGTTAAGGCAGGGAATGGTGGAACTTCTTGGGGGACTCATTTCTTCTACGGTGGTCCTGGTCGAAACGTTAAGTGTCCATGA
- the LOC104793362 gene encoding uncharacterized protein LOC104793362 produces the protein MGNSSSAQSTSPSLPIDSTFNLPSPLPSWPSGEGFAKGKIDSGGLEVCQVETFKKVWTAYEGGQDNLGATFFEPSSVPQGFSILGFYAQPNNRKLFGWTLVGKDLSGDSLKPPVDYLLLWSGKSTKVENNGAETGYFWQPVPPDGYNAVGLIVTTSDEKPPLDKIRCVRSDLTDQSESDAQIWETNGFRVSSSKPVNRGTQASGVCVGTFFASSTNPTLPCLKNNKFDFSCMPSKPQVDALFQAYAPWIYFHEDEKYLPASVNWFFNNGALLYKKDDESNPVPVEPNGLNLPQGESNDGLYWLDLPVAPDARKRVQGGDLQSMEVYLHIKPVYGGTFTDVAVWMFYPFNGPSRAKLKAITIPLGRIGEHIGDWEHFTLRISNFNGKLHRMYLSQHSGGKWIDAPEIEYQGGGNKPVAYASLNGHAMYSKPGLVLQGKDNVGIRNDTGKSEKVIDTAARFSVVAAEYMRGGEVEEPAWLNYMRHWGPKINYGHEDEIRGVEKIMVGEGLKNVFRSAIKGLPNEVFGEEGPTGPKLKRNWLGDEV, from the exons ATGGGTAACAGCTCATCTGCTCAAAGTACATCACCATCTTTGCCGATTGATTCCACGTTCAATCTCCCTTCTCCATTACCATCTTGGCCTTCAG GAGAAGGATTTGCGAAAGGCAAAATAGATTCGGGAGGTCTTGAAGTCTGCCAAGTAGAAACATTTAAAAAAGTATGGACTGCATACGAAGGAGGACAAGATAATCTCGGAGCCACTTTCTTTGAGCCGTCTTCAGTACCTCAAGGCTTTTCGATTCTCGGCTTCTACGCTCAACCTAATAACCGCAAGCTTTTCGGATGGACGCTTGTCGGAAAAGACCTGTCCGGCGACTCTTTAAAACCGCCTGTggattatcttcttctttggagcGGCAAATCTACAAAGGTAGAGAACAACGGGGCCGAAACTGGATACTTTTGGCAGCCTGTACCTCCGGATGGCTACAATGCAGTGGGTCTAATTGTGACAACTTCGGATGAGAAACCTCCTCTAGACAAGATCCGTTGTGTTCGTTCCGACCTGACTGATCAATCCGAGTCTGACGCTCAGATATGGGAAACtaatgggtttagggtttcaagTTCTAAACCTGTTAACAGAGGAACACAAGCCTCTGGAGTCTGTGTTGGCACGTTCTTCGCAAGCTCTACAAACCCGACTTTACCCTGTCTGAAAAACAACAAGTTCGATTTTTCTTGTATGCCAAGCAAGCCCCAGGTCGATGCTCTGTTTCAAGCTTACGCCCCTTGGATCTATTTTCACGAAGATGAGAAGTACCTCCCAGCGTCTGTCAACTGGTTCTTCAACAACGGTGCCTTGCTTTACAAGAAAGACGATGAATCAAACCCAGTTCCAGTTGAACCAAACGGTTTAAACCTTCCCCAAGGTGAATCCAACGACGGTCTCTATTGGTTAGACCTACCTGTAGCTCCCGACGCAAGAAAACGAGTTCAAGGTGGTGATTTACAGAGCATGGAAGTGTATCTTCATATAAAACCCGTTTACGGTGGAACCTTCACAGACGTAGCCGTGTGGATGTTTTATCCGTTCAACGGCCCATCACGGGCTAAACTGAAGGCCATTACAATCCCGTTGGGGAGAATCGGCGAACATATTGGAGACTGGGAACATTTCACTCTCCGAATAAGTAACTTCAACGGCAAGCTACATAGGATGTATCTGTCGCAGCACAGCGGAGGAAAGTGGATCGATGCTCCGGAGATCGAGTATCAAGGCGGAGGAAATAAACCGGTGGCTTATGCTTCTTTGAACGGACATGCAATGTACTCAAAAccgggacttgtgttgcaaggCAAAGACAATGTGGGGATTAGGAACGATACCGGAAAGAGTGAAAAGGTGATTGATACGGCTGCTAGATTCAGCGTTGTTGCAGCGGAGTATATGAGAGGAGGAGAAGTGGAGGAGCCGGCTTGGTTGAATTACATGAGACATTGGGgaccaaaaattaattatggTCATGAAGATGAGATTAGAGGAGTGGAGAAGATTATGGTTGGGGAGGGTCTTAAGAACGTGTTTAGGAGTGCGATTAAAGGATTGCCTAATGAGGTCTTTGGAGAGGAAGGACCTACTGGTCCAAAGCTGAAACGGAATTGGTTAGGCGATGAAGTTTGA
- the LOC104793364 gene encoding uncharacterized protein LOC104793364 isoform X3: MMGMAGLAVALMVITSLTIATCADGKDFFHHPEIKVRRFLKQLNKPALKSIKSEDGDIIDCVPIAIQPDFDHPSLINHTIQIKPSFIPEGEGDSTYTKKKKKPTQVWHKDGEYCPENTVPIRRTKKEDILRAKSLESFGKKSHQYIPEDTSSNPNFHHEFYGTKASINIWKPDVATPDEFSLSQTWLVSGIGTSRNTIEAGWQVYPGVYGDNNPSLRHI, from the exons ATGATGGGAATGGCCGGTTTAGCGGTAGCTCTGATGGTAATAACATCACTGACAATCGCTACTTGCGCCGATGGAAAAGATTTCTTTCATCATCCGGAAATTAAAGTACGAAGATTTTTGAAGCAGCTTAACAAGCCAGCTCTTAAATCCATTAAG AGTGAAGATGGAGATATAATTGATTGTGTTCCAATCGCTATCCAACCAGATTTTGATCATCCCTCGCTCATAAATCACACCATTCAG ATTAAACCAAGTTTTATCCCGGAAGGTGAAGGTGACTCTACGtacaccaagaagaagaaaaagcctACTCAAGTATGGCACAAAGATGGAGAGTACTGCCCAGAAAACACTGTCCCcataagaagaacaaaaaaagaagatatctTACGAGCAAAATCTCTTGAAAGTTTTGGGAAAAAGAGTCATCAATACATTCCTGAAGATACATCCTCTAATCCAAATTTTCACCATGAG ttttacgggacaAAAGCCTCGATAAATATATGGAAACCAGATGTAGCAACTCCCGACGAGTTCAGCTTGTCTCAGACTTGGCTCGTATCTGGAATTGGCACTAGTCGTAACACTATTGAAGCTGGTTGGCAG GTTTATCCAGGAGTGTACG